The following DNA comes from Castor canadensis chromosome 4, mCasCan1.hap1v2, whole genome shotgun sequence.
ATGCCAGGAGGGTAGTGAGGTTGGAAGCAGAATGGACCTGGCCTCTGTTTGTGAGAGGTCTTGAGGACCCCCTCAAGGAGGAAGGCCTAGTATGGAAGTGGTGTGAAGCCTTTGAAGACCCAAGTTCATCTTTGTGGGTCTCCTTCTCACTGTGAAGAACTCTGGTATGTAAAACTAATTGAGGTGTAGTGTTCTGAATACTAAATTAATTTAATCAAGGTTGAATGcataggaaaagaaatgaagaagaaaacccTGAAGGGAGTTGTAAGGTAAAGAATTGTAGCAAAAATTCTCAAGACCAAAAATATCATTGAAAACATACCTTTAGGCTGGGTATGATAGTGcaccctataatcccagtactcaggaggctaaggcaggaggatcatgagttcaaggccagcctaggctacatagtgagtctaAGGTCAGTctggcctacatagcaagaccctgtctctaagaaaaacaaacaaaaaaattccaaaggaaGACATGAAAGCTAAGAGTATATAGCTCAGtgttaaagtgcttgcctagcatgtgaaggcctgggtttgatccccagcagggatttttaaaaaaggaaaacatggaaaaataaagcCTGGACCTAaaactatcaccaccaccaccaccaccaccaaaatcaCCTTGCCAACCAAGACACTGTGAGGTGAAAATAAGACAGATTAAGAATGTGggggactggggcatggctcaagtggtgaagcgaggccctgggttcaagtcccaatatcacaaaaaaaaccaaaaacaaaaaccaaaaaaccaataaaataaaatgtagatcCAGAAAGCTGAAAAGAGAAAGATTCAAACATACTGCATATTTGGCTTTTCTGAATAGCATCTTTTGGCTCCAAGGATTTTCCTTAATAAGCAAACTTTGGGCAAAGGAAGTGCAGGAAATGTCAGTTTTAGGCCTGAGATACAAGAAAGGAAGGTTACTATAAGACTTCTAATGGCTTCATTTAAAACTGTTCAATTGATGAGAAGGAAAACAATCACTTACCGAGGTCTTTCAGCTTCTGTGCATTTAGTTTACCTGGACGTTTCTTTTCCACAACTGAAAACCCAAAGGAGGGAATTCTGTGAAAGAGGCGAAATGCTTTTACAACAAACTGTTCATCATCAACCAGAAGGTATGAGTTTTCTTCTGCGTCTAATAAGATAGTTCTTCCTTGTCCTTCTTTGGAAGAGCTGTCTGCTTTATATGCATATGAAAATTCTTTCAGTTCTTCTGTAGGACACTGATCTGCTGTTGGAACCAGCTCGTGGACCACATAAGGAAAGACCAACTCTGTGTGAGAGAGCTCCATGGTTCTCCAGATAAAGTCCCGAAGCCCTAAAGGGCCATAGATTTCAATAGGTTGTTTGGTGACCACAGAACCACTCTGCAGGCTGATCGTGCAGAGGAGGCCAGGAAGGCCAAAGAAGTGGTCTCCATGGAGATGTGTGATGAAGATCTTGGTAATTCTCCCTTTTATTGagacaaagaaatatatttggaaagttttcagaaataaaaactgagaCAAAGCTATTTGAAATGAGCATAGTGACTTAACATAAAACATAGTAAACTGAATTTACAAGTTCTATATACTACCATAAACTTATTCCTTTATATTTTGCTGCAAGATCCAGAAGCAAGAAAGATAGGTTTTATTTTACTGGATGGTTTTAAATAAGATATAACTTTTTTGcacaaaatatctttaaattataTAGTCTTagaattatcagaaaaaaaaagaatataaaaaggaaaaaaaagaattatcagaGTATTTTCCTAGATAgtctttcacattaaaaaaagaaaaaaataaataaaatatacactcaagtggtagagctcttgcctagcaagtatgaggccctgggttcaaaccccaatactgcccaaaaaagaGAGTTGAAATGAATTAGGGTGTGATTAGGCTGGGTGTATCAGTTGCTATTCTACATGCTTCCCATATGTTACCATATTTAATCCTaccaatatatttaaataagtgaAATGTATAAGTATACCAAAAGAATTCACTTAACTAGGTGGGACTCAAACATCAAAAGCATCTGGCAGTTGTACTGCCTCCTACTGCTCCCTCTGAGAATAGCAAAGTACTTTGAGCAAAACAAGGTGTTCCACTGATTGGACCAGTTTCTAAACCCCAAAATGCCTTTTAGGGACTCTATACTGGACAGGAATTAACCAACGAAGTCATAGCATGCCTATAGGGTGAGGTtgtagggaaagaaggaaaaggacaggggatgaggaaaggggaggaaggaaggagaataaaGAAGATAGGAGAGGAACCTGATGAGAAACAAGGAGGAAGGGGGCTACAGATGCCAGAAGGCAGACTAAGGGGCAGATCCCCTATGGTACCATGTAAGGGCACTTGTGCCTGCCCATCTCTAGCTTTCAGTCTCAACTAATGCTCCAGCTTTTTCAGTGCACACTGGCTTAGGTTATAACTCAATTTAGTCAATGGTAAACTGTAATGTGGCAGGATGCCACCTTAGCATTTTCTGAGATGCACCACAGGCATTTTAAAAGTAACAATCACAACAACACATTTCCAGTACAACAGGCTTCTGAGTCTAGCTCAAGGCTCACCTATTTTAGGCATTTGATACCATAAAAGTACAGGAGCAGTTTATTGATACCATAAAATAACAGTTTATAGAAATGCGATTTGTTCTATGACAGCAAATATTCTCAAAGCAAGCCTTTCCAGAGTGACTACACCCAGCCTAGGCTGCAGCAGCAGACAACAATGAATTGGGCAGAGGCTGAGTTTGGTCCTGGAGAATCCCCGGGAGGTGCTCTCTCACTCTAAGTTTCCTCAacatcctcctttttcttttctctttttagtttttgttgttttattttgattatatttatttatatttttactttgagAATCCTCTCACTTCCCCCTCTCACTTGTCTAGGCTGCCAAGCCACCTCCAAATGTGACCTGAGGACTCTGCAGACAGAAGGACTACAGCAGCTGCTGAGTTCAGTTCACACATTATCACAGAACTACCAACGTCAGACTTTCTGTGCCCTCTCCCTATCTACTCCAAAACATAGCAAAGCTGAATACCAAACAGCCTGGGAACCCAAAGCAAGGGAGGAAAAATTGCTTGCCACAGTCATCACAGTTTCAGGGAAgacaaacatttcatttttcaagaaATGTGATTTCAGAGGGAGAAGGAATGGCAACCATGGTTATTAAAGGTATGAGGACGCTAtcaaatgaagagggaaaaacaCATGTGCTCCTTTTACCTTAGGAGCAAATTGAAGAGATGTTTATGAGGGAcacagagaacacagaaacaaacaatttAAATAACATAATTCCAGGTGCTGATGATGCTGAGTAGTGAATAAAAATAGGATGAAATAACAGAATGGGATAAGGGAGAGACTGCTTAACCCAGGAGGTTTAGAAAAGCCTCTGAAAAAGCAGCACACAACGGAATTATTATGCACAGATAATACATATGGAATTCTCATAacaccccccccccctttttttttaaagacagggtcttgctatgtagcccaggctggccttgaactcatcttcctgagtactgagattacaggcatgtaccaccacagctGCCTCATAACATCTCTTTTAAGTAGAGCTCTCATTCCCACTTCTgagatgaagaaagtaaagtttttctttttttgggcaggGGAGTtgatttggggtttgaactcaagggtccCCTGCTACTAGGCAGGTATTTTATCAATTAAGCATAACCCCAGcctgaagaaaataaagtttagtCTGCTGATCTGCTAAGGTCACAAGCCTCAGACATGCTAGGACTGAAACCCAGGTCTGCTTGAATCTAGGCTACAATTCCTCATGACTGGACTCCTTCATCTCCCAAATTCTGGTCTTGGCTAATTCCATTCCCTCTGGCTGGAATTCCCGTCTCCCCAGTCTAGGGaattcctcctctttcctttaaAACTCACAGGGCAACTTCTCTGAAATGTCTACCCGGACAGCCACAAGTATAAAAGTGTCTTTTTCCTCTGAATACCTACTACCATTTGCCTTCTCTCATAACAACTGCCTCCTGGTGGAGACAACTATGTCTACTGCTCCCATGATAGGACAGTGCCTATCTACCATGCCTGATATGTCCCTTCTCACCCTCCACGCCATGAGCCTACATAAACCCATGCTCTCCCCACTTACAGGATAAATGAAATGCAAGTAAACAAGTGCATGCATGAAGTTCAGTGGACATAGCTAGACAACAGAGAGCCTTCCAAGTTTTGCCAGGGTTTTAGCATTAAAGGGGGATGTCGTTGTCAGGGCTGTTTCTGAATGACAGGCACAAAGACAGCAAGGAAATGAAGCTAATCTTCATGAGAAAGCCGAATGCACACTAACCTGCTTTAAGTTGGCTTTTCATAAGCTGTGTCTGTGTTCCCTCCCCACAGTCAAAGAGCCAGCACTCGCCCTCGCAGCGAAGGACCAAGGCAGAGGCACCCCGAGTTGGGGATGGATATGCTGCACCTGTCCCAAGAAACGTCACATCCATAGACATCTTCCACCCTGCAACAGAAAGATCACTGGGTGTTAAGTCACTGCACCCAAAACAAGTTTCTATGACATTTACTGTTACTTACCATAAatttggcactggggattgaacacagtgCCCTGTGCTTGGTAAACATGTGCTGTGCCACCAAGCTATATACCCTCAAGTcgtatgtacatatattttaaacagTGATattgattgaacccaggacctcatgcatggtaggcaagctctACCAACAAGCTATTTCCCTAGCCCTGgttttaacttttaattataGTTAAAATTAAAAGTCACCAAGCCATATATAACTATTCCCATACtaatcaattaaaaattatagttgggaatttagctcagtgtagagctcttgcctggcatgcttgaggctctgggttcatcaccagcattgcaaaaaaaccccaaaaaagtaTAGCTGAACTCTATATGACTTTCTCGGGAAGGCAAACTATAGAGATAGTGAAAAGATCGGTGTTTGCCAGTGAtatggggagaaagaaagaaggactaATAGGTGGATCACAGGAGATTTTTTGGATAGCGAAAACCATTCTGTATGTTATAACAAGGACAGAAATTATATTACACATTGATCAACTGTACATAGAATGTATAACACAAAGAGTGAAGTAAACTTTAGTTAAAACAGTGTgtcaagctgggtatggtggctagagactgtaatcctagccactttgCAGGCACAGATCAGAAGAGTctggttcaaggctagtctggccaaaaaagttcacaagaccgcatctcaaccaatggctgagtgtAGTGCTggatatctgtcatcccagctactagggaagcacaaataggaagactgaggtccaggctggcatgggcatgtatcaaaaataaccaatgcaaaaaaaggctggcagtggtaggctgcctgcctagcaaacatgaggccctaagttcaaatcccagtaccaccaaaaaaaaaaaaaaaacctcataaaatCAGAGGACAAAAAACAATAGCTAGAAAAACTGCACTCTTTATGACAAGGGGTTAATGTTCCTTGAAAAATTTATGTAAATgcatttaaataacaaaaatactgATGCAAAAGGAAAATAGGCAGAAGATACCTATCAAATCatagaagttcaaatggccaacaaGATGAGAAGTGGTCAGCCTTCAGGTAATTAGTAGAAatgcaaacaaagaaataaagacagcATTTGCTTCACAGCAGTTGGCAAATGTCAATGAAGCAAAGCCAGTCAGTGCTACccagaatgaaggaaaatgggTAAATGGGTGCTCTTATTACTGATGGGGGAAGTATGAACTGCTACTATGTCTTAGAAGAATAATTTGGAAATTAATATTACAAATAGTGATGATGCTATTGATAAAGCCAGAAATCTCATTTTTGGGGACCTACTCTAGAAATAAAGGATCTATGTACAATAATGTTTACTGTGGTGCTTTTAGGTGTGTTAAGGTATGGAAGAAATCTATGTATCAATAGGAAAATGACTGAATATATCTAGtattattctaatttattttgCAGACTCAGGTCTGTACCTATTGTGCTAGAAGGATGAGAAAAGGTACACATGGCTAGGGTATGATGTCATGTTTATATATCAATGCCCTAACCCCTACACTTATGTAAGACAAAGAAGTCTGGTGTGAAGGATACAGAGCATAATGTTAATATTGGTTATCACTCGTGATTAGAATGATAGGGGTCAGACAGAAGAGggattacaaaattttaaatctttgtattgttttcagttgcaatatacattttttttatatttaatagctacgatttttaaaaaatgtggcatAAAGCCAAACATGCTTTTTTAACTACACATCACCTAGTCTTCCTTTCATTTTGGATAGCTCCCCACACCCCTTGCCCCATACACCTCTCACACATCACACAAGGTGGCCCATCTTATACAAGCTTTTAAGTACAAAAGACAAGccttgggagcatggctcaagtggtagagcacttggctagtgTTCCTTACATGTGTTACTCCACATTTCCACTCCAAGATCAATTCCTCTGATAATTAAGTAGCTTAATTTGCCAAGGCTTCCCTATTGGATTGCAGTTCACAAGAGGTGAGAACAAACAGAACgtacaaagaaaaaacttttaaaagctaGTAAATTGCAAAAGGAATAACAGAATATAATCACTCTGTAATCTCTAAGAATCTAGATCAGTGGCAGGGAATACTGGGAGTAAATCAGAATCACCAGGAGAGCTTTTAAAGCATGTCAATGATTAGGCCCAATCCCAGAtaattaaacaggaaattccGTGAGTGAGGTGTGtgattttggtatttttaaaaaggggtAAAGGTGGCTTGTGCCTGTTATACTAGCTACTAAGGACACCAAATacaggactgtggttcaagttcagtccaagcaaaaagttagcaagatcccatctcaaccttGCCTTTcattccagctatgagggaaggTTAAGTACAACTGTAGTCCAGGCCCACACAGGCAAAAAACTCAAGACTTGACctgaaaaaatgactaaagtgAAAAAgtctggggggcatggctcaagtggtggaacacctgcctagcaagtgtacagccctgaattcaaatcccagtatggaaGGGGATaagggaattgttttcctataattCTAACATGACATCAGATTTAAGAACCACCTAATGAAAGGCCAAAGGAGAATTAAAATCCGAGGACAAGCTGACCTGAGTTCACTAGTTGCACAGAAGCACACATCAGTTTAATTCTCTGTCAACATACCCAGCCTCCTGCTTCAACAGTTACCAACTCTGGGCAATCCTGATTCACCATCTATACCCCAACCCTACCCCCACTGCTCCAAGAATACTTGATATGTGGTGAGCACTTCTATCAGGAGACACACATTGTTTGGTTGTCTTTATCTGACATTAACATCTACTAGTGATCATGTCAGAATCCATTATTTCTTTAGGTATTGCCCAAAGATGATATTCTCATTTCTTCTGCAGTTCTTAGCTAACATCACTCTATAACTCCCTGGTCAATTATTTGGTTACCCTGCAGAGCAATTTGTACATAAGAGTTTCACAGAGACGGGATCTTATCTAACTCCTGATCAGGCAATATGAAATACACTGCCTCCATCAGGTTTTCTTGCCAAAAAGTACAACCAGAACCTGAGAAAGCATGTAGATTTAAATGTCAGTTTATTAAAAGAATCCACAAGAATGGAAAAAGCAATATCCAGGCTGTAGGAAATCACGGAACAAATAACTTGGTTTTTCACCAAAtacaagggaaaaaacaaaaggggATGAAGAGGTTTCAGAGATATCACCCAAATGTAACAAGTGCTGCTTGTCCTGATCCTGATGTAGACAAGCTAAGAGTAGGCAGGGAAGAGACAAATGGGAATGTAAACGCTGACTGGATAAGGTAACATGAACTGCTAGTAAGACTGATAATGGctttatgtttaaaaagaatCATGTTTTATAAACACAAACAAGTATTTCATGGATGGAATGGTACACACCAGATTTGGGGGTGAggtaataataaatgaaatatgatCACTTGGGAGTTCAATATGCTAGTTTACTTTTACATACATGTTTGAAAGTTTTCATAATAAAAGGTGTGTTTTGGTttgtctggttttttgttttgtttttgctgtattggagtttgaactcagggcctacaccttgagccacacagcCACCCTTTTTTCTGAAGGgatttttccaggtagggtctcctgaaccCTATTTGGCAGGGTTGGCCGCAAACTACAAtactcctgatgtctgcctcctgagtagttaggattacaggcgtgagccacctgagccggggatttttgctttttttaaagcaACCTATATAATGAAAATCTTCCCACTGGGTCGGGAGGTAGTTAGAAATTAGGCAATTAATCAATAGGGGGTGTTTTGAGACATGCTCCATTCTAGGTACTAGCAATTAAAAGTGAACAGAGGAGGCTGGCGtctggctaaagtggtaaagcatcttcctagcaaaagtgaggccctgagttcaaacccctgtaccgtcaaaaaaaaaaaaaaaagaaaagaaaagaaaaaagggggagaggggagggaaggcgAGAGTAGGTCCCTTTCTTGttgacaaaaaaccaaaaccaaaaccaaaaccaaaaaagatgcCGGCtacttgtttggtttttgaaGCCACGCACGGTCGAAGAAGTGCACATTGGATGGTGATCACAGTACAGTCATTTTGGGGGAGCCCACGATTCTCGGTCCCAGCTGCAGATCACAATAATCTGGTGACCACGAGCttcagcatttggaaggctgcCGGGTCTCGAACCCATGGCGTCGGCCCTGCAATCATCCAGTGGTGCGGATAGGGCAGAGATACTGCCCGCCTTCCATTTTAGAGTCGAAAGGCCCGGGGCCTGGAGGGGAAAGTGAGTGGCTAAACTTAGGCCACCAGCGGCCCTGGGCTTCCCTAGGCGACCGCATCGGATTTGCAAACGACGGAGTGGGCAGCAGCAGAGCTGGGCGACCCAGACTTCGGGCCCGGGGCGGCGGACCCCGCCGAGCCCACGAGTCCCGAGGAAGCGCGCCCGCCCCCCTCCGGCGCCCTGCCCCACTCACCCTCTCCCCGAGGCCCGGGCAGGAGCCGAGGGAGGCACAGGTCAGCTCCGAGGCCCAGCACTCCGCGGGGCGGCGACGCGCGCGGCCGGAAGTGCGCCGCCTGTGGGGCCGGCGCGGCCGCTCTAGGACGCGCGGGAGGTCCGCACTCGGTGGTGCCCACCCGGCTCCGCTCGGACCTCCCCGGGAGGAAGCCCGGCTGAGACCTGCAGGTGCGCGTCCTTCCCAGGTTGCTGCAAAACCCGGGTGACCCGTGACGGCCAGAGTGGCTGCACCAGAAGTGTTTCTTGTGCCTTCAGTGTCATGTTTTCAGGCGGGAGTGTTTCTCGTGATGTTTTACTCATGCACGCGTTCGTGTAATTTCTAGTCTTCGGCTGGGATGAATCTTTCCACTCTAAACCTGAACGTTTAGCTTGTGCCCTGGGAGGAAAACGCAGGGGACTTTGACGCAGAGTTCATGACCAGCATGGCCATGTAGCTTCATGAACTGCTGCCCAGGTTTCACTTTCCTATTCCAAGGACACACCAGGCATTTTGCTTCAGATCTGCGGTTGGCTGTGGCCCAGAGCCTGTCTTAGGTTACAGACCATGGAGTGAAAAGTGTGACTACATATCATGGGGAAAAGACCTACGTATCAgtgcagttgttttcttttgttctgttttggcaTGTGTCTCTATGTTGCCCAGTATGGCCTTAAACTCAttagcctcctgcctctgcctcctgagttctgggactacagatgtgcttCACCATGCCCTGTTTAAGAGTGAGATTTTTGGGCTTTTTTCCCAAATAGCCTGTGGAGCTTACTGAAAAGACCAGAAGATAGAACTCCCATTCCTTCACCTCAACTTaattcaaacaacaacaaaatgtaatTCGTCTACTTTTTGGGATCAACAAAGCCTTGTTTTATTCAAGTATTAATTGAGCTCCAACTTTGCAGATAGTAtcattttttggtgctgagggATTTTTAAATGTCACAGCCCCTACACTCAGGCTTGAAAAAGATGTGTTAGAAAACAATCAACTAACAAATATGAGGAACAAATAAGAATGCAAAAGGAGTGGAAGCCAGAAGtagctgtgcatgtgtgtaatttcagcacttaggagactggAGCAGAAGGATcttaagtttgaagccagtctggtcTATATAGtggaaccctgtctcaaaaagaaaaatgaatataggAGTGGGCTGGAGTGTGAAGGAAAGCCTCTAGCTTATGGAGGCATGGAAggaacaaaatgaaattcaaaccatgagCCTAGAAAGAAGCAACAAATCCGCAAGGTCCAGTAGAAAACAACAACCAATAAGTGAA
Coding sequences within:
- the Elac1 gene encoding zinc phosphodiesterase ELAC protein 1 isoform X1; translated protein: MKGWKMSMDVTFLGTGAAYPSPTRGASALVLRCEGECWLFDCGEGTQTQLMKSQLKAGRITKIFITHLHGDHFFGLPGLLCTISLQSGSVVTKQPIEIYGPLGLRDFIWRTMELSHTELVFPYVVHELVPTADQCPTEELKEFSYAYKADSSSKEGQGRTILLDAEENSYLLVDDEQFVVKAFRLFHRIPSFGFSVVEKKRPGKLNAQKLKDLGVPPGPAYGKLKNGISVVLENGVTISPQDVLKKPIVGRKICILGDCSGVVGDGGVKLCSEADLLIHEATLEDAQVDKAKEHGHSTPQMAATFAKLCRAKRLVLTHFSQRYKPVALAREGEADGIAELKKQAESVLDLQEVTLAEDFMVIGIPIKK
- the Elac1 gene encoding zinc phosphodiesterase ELAC protein 1 isoform X2 codes for the protein MSMDVTFLGTGAAYPSPTRGASALVLRCEGECWLFDCGEGTQTQLMKSQLKAGRITKIFITHLHGDHFFGLPGLLCTISLQSGSVVTKQPIEIYGPLGLRDFIWRTMELSHTELVFPYVVHELVPTADQCPTEELKEFSYAYKADSSSKEGQGRTILLDAEENSYLLVDDEQFVVKAFRLFHRIPSFGFSVVEKKRPGKLNAQKLKDLGVPPGPAYGKLKNGISVVLENGVTISPQDVLKKPIVGRKICILGDCSGVVGDGGVKLCSEADLLIHEATLEDAQVDKAKEHGHSTPQMAATFAKLCRAKRLVLTHFSQRYKPVALAREGEADGIAELKKQAESVLDLQEVTLAEDFMVIGIPIKK